The following are encoded together in the Roseofilum reptotaenium CS-1145 genome:
- a CDS encoding SRPBCC family protein — MNQATAWIDRIAKACNTEPSASLGDGHISVKTEPWGLGGGSAIAQLYLPLTRQQCWQKVSNYSQWVNYFPDITYSQVLPKSQHLYQKGIKDFILLRVEVEIYLQVRETCNQAIEFELLKGSFSEFLAYLHLQDYQQGTLLSYAVQATPNFPIPAPFIEQALKLELPANMRHMRQVLCP; from the coding sequence ATGAATCAAGCAACTGCATGGATCGATCGCATTGCCAAAGCTTGTAACACTGAACCATCTGCGTCTTTAGGTGATGGTCATATTTCAGTGAAAACGGAACCTTGGGGATTGGGAGGCGGCAGCGCGATCGCTCAACTCTATCTTCCCCTGACTCGTCAACAATGCTGGCAAAAAGTCAGCAACTACTCCCAATGGGTCAATTATTTTCCTGACATTACCTACAGTCAAGTTTTGCCCAAAAGCCAGCACCTCTATCAGAAAGGAATCAAAGACTTTATTCTGCTTCGTGTGGAAGTAGAAATTTATCTCCAAGTCCGGGAAACTTGCAACCAAGCTATAGAATTTGAACTCCTTAAAGGGTCTTTCTCGGAATTTCTAGCCTATCTTCATCTTCAAGATTACCAACAAGGAACTCTCTTAAGCTATGCAGTTCAAGCCACGCCCAATTTCCCTATTCCCGCGCCCTTCATTGAACAAGCTTTGAAGCTCGAATTACCAGCTAATATGCGACACATGCGCCAAGTCCTTTGTCCTTAG
- the rpe gene encoding ribulose-phosphate 3-epimerase, with the protein MPQSQKPIVIAPSILSADFSRLGEEIKAVDEAGADWIHVDVMDGRFVPNITIGPLIVDAIRPVTQKPLDVHLMIVEPEKYVEGFAKAGADIISVHAEHNASPHLHRTLGQIRELGKQAGVVLNPSTPLELIEYVLELCDLILIMSVNPGFGGQSFIPAVVPKIRKLRQMCDERGLDPWIEVDGGLKVNNTWQVLEAGANAIVAGSAVFKAPDYAEAISGIRNSKRPERELVTA; encoded by the coding sequence ATGCCCCAAAGCCAAAAACCCATTGTTATTGCCCCTTCTATCTTGTCCGCCGATTTTAGCCGTCTGGGAGAAGAGATTAAAGCTGTGGATGAAGCCGGTGCAGACTGGATTCATGTGGATGTCATGGATGGCCGGTTTGTTCCCAACATTACCATTGGCCCGTTAATCGTGGATGCTATTCGTCCCGTGACTCAAAAACCTCTGGATGTTCACTTGATGATTGTGGAACCGGAAAAGTATGTTGAGGGCTTTGCGAAAGCAGGTGCGGATATTATTTCGGTTCATGCCGAACATAATGCTTCCCCCCACTTACACCGGACTCTAGGACAAATCAGAGAGTTGGGCAAGCAAGCAGGAGTTGTACTGAATCCTTCTACACCTTTAGAGTTGATTGAGTATGTTCTAGAATTATGCGATTTGATTCTCATCATGAGTGTTAACCCTGGGTTTGGGGGACAGAGCTTTATTCCCGCAGTAGTTCCCAAAATTCGCAAGTTACGCCAAATGTGCGATGAGCGTGGACTCGATCCTTGGATTGAAGTTGATGGTGGCTTGAAGGTTAATAATACTTGGCAAGTCTTGGAAGCGGGAGCCAATGCTATTGTTGCTGGTTCTGCGGTATTTAAAGCTCCGGACTATGCTGAGGCAATTTCTGGAATTCGCAATAGTAAGCGTCCAGAACGGGAGCTAGTAACTGCTTAA